Proteins encoded in a region of the Podarcis muralis chromosome 2, rPodMur119.hap1.1, whole genome shotgun sequence genome:
- the LOC144327068 gene encoding uncharacterized protein LOC144327068 — protein LTLHLQLTCRFYFVPFYRLGASSENETKATSAISAPPSASLFSPPYHSNKNNPFVSKFDPEEQPRDTDRFASDNNPFTTKWGQKSKQDTECFIAATSSASGNENKPFAPKREQESQIEDSSNSAKSPLPVPATSVLELEPSAFQLSDIDNPPVSKVGEDSGSFNSPPASFSTSSLAGNRDDSKHVHLVPSEKPQKEGLTKQIDPGNLIPGDLNVKPTTLSVIPEVGLDDEQLSDYPQGTEKKLQT, from the coding sequence CTTACGTTGCATCTGCAACTGacatgcaggttttattttgtcCCTTTTTACAGACTGGGCGCGTCTTCAGAGAATGAAACCAAAGCCACTTCTGCTATTTCTGCACCTCCTtctgcttctcttttctctcctccctATCACTCTAATAAAAACAACCCCTTTGTCTCTAAATTTGATCCAGAAGAGCAACCTCGGGACACTGATAGGTTTGCTAGCGACAACAATCCGTTCACTACAAAATGGGGACAGAAATCAAAGCAAGATACTGAATGCTTTATAGCTGctacctcttctgcttctgggaaTGAAAATAAACCATTTGCTCCTAAAAGGGAACAAGAATCCCAGATAGAGGATTCTTCAAACTCTGCTAAGTCTCCCCTGCCTGTTCCTGCAACTTCTGTTCTTGAGTTGGAGCCTTCTGCCTTTCAGCTTTCTGATATTGATAATCCTCCCGTGTCTAAAGTGGGAGAGGACTCTGGAAGTTTTAACAGTCCTCCAGCATCTTTCTCTACTTCCTCCTTAGCAGGGAACCGTGATGATTCCAAGCACGTTCATCTTGTGCCTTCAGAGAAACCCCAAAAGGAAGGTTTAACTAAACAGATAGATCCTGGCAATTTgatccctggagatctgaatgTAAAACCCACCACCCTTTCTGTTATTCCAGAAGTGGGATTGGATGATGAGCAGCTGAGTGATTATCCCCAGGGTACTGAAAAGAAGCtccaaacatga